AGTCGGCGAGGATGCCGTCGACGTAGCTCGCCCAGCCGGTTCGGAGCGCGCCGCCCACGTCCATGCCGAGCGCGACGCAGATCCCGGTCGACCCGTCCCCGGCCGCGAGGAGAAAGGCGGCAGTCGCGTCGGGGTCGACCGGTCGGAAGGTCCCGTCTTCGACGCCCTCGCGGACCGTCTCGGCGAGCACATCGAGTTTCGCCGACTGGAGCGCGACGAGCGGATCCCGTAGCGTCTCGTTGTGCGGCGCGTGCGAGAGCAGTTCCATCACCGCGACGTGCAGGTCGGCGCCCTCCTCGCCCGGCGAGAGGAACATCCGCTCGCACGCGGCACGGAGCCGCGCTTCGGGACCGTCGGCCTCGATCGCGTCCAGTTCCTCGCCGAACCGACCGACCGCGAACTCCAGAAACGCC
The window above is part of the Halosimplex rubrum genome. Proteins encoded here:
- a CDS encoding TetR/AcrR family transcriptional regulator — encoded protein: MSDEGVPAEARAEVALAVRDALAEHGYERLTTAKIAEAYPKSESGLYYYYDAKDEMIAAFLEFAVGRFGEELDAIEADGPEARLRAACERMFLSPGEEGADLHVAVMELLSHAPHNETLRDPLVALQSAKLDVLAETVREGVEDGTFRPVDPDATAAFLLAAGDGSTGICVALGMDVGGALRTGWASYVDGILAD